A stretch of the Bacillus sp. FJAT-18017 genome encodes the following:
- a CDS encoding transposase, producing the protein MARGIRRTSLFHDDEDRNMYLQILFMIKNRYPFHLHSFCLMPNHIHLQIETIDHPPSKIMQAIHSSYGNVF; encoded by the coding sequence ATGGCTAGAGGCATACGAAGAACATCTCTCTTTCATGACGATGAGGACAGAAACATGTATCTTCAAATACTGTTCATGATAAAAAATCGTTACCCCTTTCACCTTCATTCTTTTTGCCTCATGCCAAACCACATCCATCTACAAATCGAGACCATTGATCATCCACCATCCAAAATCATGCAAGCGATTCATTCCAGCTATGGCAATGTATTTTAA